The nucleotide sequence GAGTAACAACAAGAAAGGTAAAGCCAGTAAAACTGGCTTTACCTTTTATCTTTTACCTTAAAATCACCCTTATTACAAAATAATTTGTATCTTTGCATCGCTTGTTACCCTTTACTCACACACCACCCAGCTGTGAGTCATTACTGATTTTACCTTTTACCTTTTATTTTTAATAGAAAAATATTATTATGGAACATTCACACCACCAACACGACCATCATCACCACGGTCACGACCACCATCATCACACCGTAACTGACCTCAGTACTCTCAATCGTGCCTTCTACGTAGGCATTGGGTTGAATTTACTCTACACAATTATTGAGTTTGCAGTAGGCTTTCGCGTCGATTCCTTAGCACTTATCTCCGATGCAAGTCATAATCTAAGCGATGTTGCCAGTTTAGTGATTTCACTTATCGGTATGAAACTCACCCATCGCACCGCTACTCAGCTCTATACCTATGGCTACAAAAAAGCATCTATTCTCGCATCGCTCATCAATGCGGTACTACTGATGTATATTGTGATAAAAATCTTTATCGAAGCCTTCGAGCGTCTTGCTAATCCACCCGAAATGGTAGGTTCAGCAATTATGCTTACAGCTTTTATAGGAGTAATAATCAATGCCGTTTCAGCATTCCTATTCTACAAAGGACAGAAGACAGATATCAATGTCAAAGGGGCTTTTCTGCACCTAATGCTCGATGCTTTGGTATCGGTAGGGGTAATTATCTCAGGGGCAATTGTATATTTTACCGGTTGGAACTTAGCCGACCCTATCAGTAGTTTTATGGTAGGTATTGTGATTCTGTTCTCCACTTGGGGATTGCTCAAAGAAAGTGTAAAACTCATTTTAGATGGAGTGCCTCACGACATCGATAAGGAGCATATACAGCATCTTATAGAAGAGCACCCAATGATAGAGAGTGTACATCACTTGCATATTTGGGCGCTCAGTAGCTTACAGAACGCTCTTACGGCTCATATTGTACTGAAAGAGTGTATTACGCTTAAAGAATTTATGAATATTAAAGCCGAGTTAAAGCACAAACTCTCACACGAAGGGATTACCCACAGCACTTTTGAAATAGACACCGATAATTGCCACTGCGAAGAAGAAAAATGTAATTAATTCCAGTAATGCCAATAATACCAGTAAAACCAATAATTAGAAGATTAAAATTAGAGTATGAAAGAAAATATTTTGAAAACAAAAAGTCTTGATTTTGCTATTAGAATAGTAAATCTTTATAAATATTTATACGAAAGTAAGAAAGAATTTGTGCTTTCTAAGCAAATATTGCGCAGTGGTACTTCTGTAGGGGCAATGATATGTGAAGCCGAACATTCTGAAAGTGCTGCTGACTTTGTACATAAAATAGCTATATCACAAAAAGAAATAAATGAGACGCTCTATTGGTTAGAACTTTTATGTAAGACAAATTATATTACAGCTAATGAATTTGAAAGTATCAAAGAAGATGCTATAGAAGTAGCTAAAATAATATCAAGCAGTATAAAAACAGCTAAAAACAATATTAAAGCAAAAGCTAATAGCCTAAATAAACAATAAACTACTATATAAAATCACTATTTATTACTAGTATTACTGGCATTATTGGCATTATTGGCATTACTGGTATTAGAAAGGATTCCGCCACTAAGGGCAAACTCCATTGCTTTTTGGGAAGAGAAACCTTCGGCAGGCTTTATGTTATCTTTGGAAGTAACAATCACCCAACCAGAAATAGCATACGAATGCGGAAGATAAACACTTACCATTTCGCTGAGTTCAGCAAAATCCATAGAAGGTTGGGTAAGGAACCCAATGCGCCATATTTCGGGCGTTTCATTCACTTTTACCCATACCGGATTAGTAAGCTTGCGTTTGTCACCTACAAAAGAAGCTAAAATATCTTTAATAGAAGAATAAATAATCTTTACACCGGGAATATGAGCTACTAAATAATCTAATAGTCCCACGAACAGTTTCCCTAAAATCAGTCGACTACCAATAAAACCAATAATAGCAGTACCAAGTAAAACCAAAGCAAAAACTAACCCTGGGTAAGCCTTTGAAATATCAGGCACAAGGTTATCTACACTCTTGAATATCGACCAGATAATCCAGATAGTAGCACTCAGCGGACCTATGATAAGTATCCCTTGAAAAAAGTATTTGATAAAGGTACTGAAATAATTCTTTGACATATATTTTATTACTAAAAAATAGAAGTATGTGTTTGTGCGGTAAACTCTTCTAAGAACTTCATTCCTCTATACGAATTCCCTTTGTTATTAAGTTTCGGACTCCATACTGCAATGCTATATTGATTAGGCAAAAGAGCTACAATACCACCTCCTACACCGCTTTTACCTGGTAGTCCCACCTTAAAAGCAAACTCTCCCGACTCATCATAGAAACCGCACGTTTGCATCAAAGCGTTTACCCGTTTAGTACAAGTTTCAGTAAGGATTTGAACTCTATCGTGCATACGGATACCATCGTTGGCAAGAAACGAGAAGATATATGCCATCGATTTGCAAGTAAGCTCTAATGAACAGAGCTTGAAGTAGAAATTGAGTACCTCAATAGGGTCATTCTCTATGTTCCCTAATGATTTGATATAATAACATAAGGCAAAATTGCGATATCCTACTGATTTCTCCGACTCGGCTACTAATATAGAGTAATTAATACTATCATCATTAGCTAATTCTCTTACAAAAGTTAAGAAATCGGCTTGAGCATCTTCCAAGATAGAAAGGAGAATATCACAAACTACAATAGCCCCTGAATTGATAAGAGGGTTACGTGGAATACCGTTATCGGCTTCTAACTGTATTAATGAATTGAATGAAGTGCCCGAAGGTTCTACATCTACACGTCGCCATAGTTGGTCGCCTATAATACTATACGCTAACGAAAGCGCTAATACCTTAGAAATACTCTGTGCTGAAAACTTTTCATCGCAATCACCAATTCCATACGATTGTTTGTTCAGGCTATAAAAATATACCCCAAACTTATCGGGGTTCACTTGTGCCAATTCTGGGATATAAGTAGGAACTTTACCTAAATTATCAGCAGATAAAACAGATTGATATATAGTGTCAATTATTTTAGAATATTTCATATGTATTTATTGGGGATTATTCGTTCTAATGATTTTGATTTGCTTGATACGTTTCTTGTCAAAAGCTTCTACAATGAATTTATAGTTGCCAAAGAGAATAGGAGTTCCTTTCTGAGGAAAGTTGCCCGAAATCTCTAAGAGAAAGCCTGCAAGCGTTTCGGCATCACCGCGATTCTCGTCAAATAGAGCCTCTTCTTCATCAGTAAATTCAAGAATGCGATAGAAGTCCTTCAATACCGTTTTTCCTTCAAAAATAAAGACATTATCATTGATTTTGAAGTGTGTTACATCTTCATCGTCAAACTCATCGTTGATATTTCCCACAATCTCTTCTATGATATCCTCTAAGGTAATCACTCCACAAGTACCACCGTACTCATCTACTACAACAGCGAGGTGTATCTTCTTCTCTTGAAACTCGCTCAACAAATCGTCTAATTTCTTGTTTTCGGGAACGAAGAAAGCATTGCGTTTCACACTATTCCAGTCGAAATCAGTTTTGTCTAAATGTGGCAAGAGGTCTTTGATGTAAATTACCCCTGTAATATGGTCTAAATTCTCGTGGTATACGGGAATGCGCGAATAGCCTATCGCCACGATTTCGTTTAGCAACTCCTGATATGAGAGCTCTTCGCTGAGAGCAAAGATATCTACACGGGGTACCATTACTTCGCGGGTTTCGGTATTGCCAAAAGAAACAATACCCTCTAATATCTTCTTTTCCTCGTTGGTGGTATCTTCTTCGGAGGCGAGTTCTAAGGCTTGCGAGAGTTGTCCTACTGAAATATTGCTTTTCTGCTTGCCCAATTTTTTTTGTATCCATACGGTAAAGTTTTTCATCGGCATACTGATGGGCGTAAAGAAGGAGTCGAGGATATAAATGAAGTAAGCTACGCGCTGTGAAAACAAAATATTGTTGCGATTGGCGTAGATTTTAGGTAGGATTTCACCGCAGAGCAAAAGCACAAAGGTAACCACACCCACATCGAGTACTGCCCGTACCCAAGGAGTTGTAATTCCCCCGAAGAGGAAGTCGCCTAAATCTACAAAGAGGAGTACGATAGAGATGTTTACCAAGTTATTGGCAATAAGTACCGTTGCCAATAGCTTTTTAGGATTCTCTGTGAGCTTGGCTATAATATTGCCGGTAGGCGTTTTTTCTTCTTTGAGTGTTTCAATCTCAGCAGGAGTAAGCGAAAAGAGAGCTACCTCAGCTCCTGAGATAAGAGCAGAGCAGAATAATAATAGTATAAACACTGCAAATTGAATAACGATACCCACGTCAATGCTTAAAAAAGGCATTAATGAGAGTACCGACAAAGGTTCTGTTTCCAAAATATTATTATTTCGTTACACATTTAGAAAGGAGGCTCGGTGCTTACGGGCGGTTCAGGAGCCTTAGGTTCAGCTGTTTTAAGAGCTGGTTTAGGTTGCCCATCACGTTTAGGATTTGGTAGGAAAGTTACATCGGAAGCGTGGATTTCAGTTGTTTGGCGCATCACGCCGTCTTCCGTTTGCCATTTACGTGTTTTGATGCGCCCTTCGACATAGATAAGGTCGCCTTTGTGAGTGTATTTCTCTACGAGTTCTGCCAGCTTGTTGCGTACGATAACAGTATGCCATTCGGTACTGCTAATGCGCTCGTTGGTAGCGCGATTGGTATACTCATCATCAGTGGCTAAGGGGAACTGACCAATGCAGTTACCTTCGCTGAAATAGGTAAGCTTCACAACATCTCCCATACGACCTATGAGAATAACTTTATTTAAAGTTCCGTTCATTGATATATAAATATAAAGTTGATAATCTAAATATTCTCCAAAAGTACGACAAAATTTTAAAACTACCAAAATTTGGTAATGAAATTTGCAGTGAGAGCTGATACGGGATAGCTGTGTATGTCAGTGATAAGTATGCTATTATCAAGGAGTTCGGTGGTGGTAACTATCCAAAAAGAAGTATAAATATGCTGGTGAGTGAGTTTGTGGATTACAGGCATTTCGTTGTACAAACTCACGGTAGCAGAGGGTAAGATAGAGGCTATTTCTTCGGTAGTAGCAGGAGCGTGGGTTTCGAGTAGAGGAAACTCATAGAGTCCGTGCCAGATATCTTTGCCTTTGCGCTTTTGCAAAAGGGTTTGTCCGTAAGGATTGAGCCATACGAGATAGTTGAAATAGCGTTTTTTAATAGTGATTTTCTTGATTTTTACGGGTAGGACGTCCACCTGCTGATGATGAAAAGCCCAACAGTGGTCACGTAATACACAATTTGCACAATCGGGACTCTGGGGAGTGCACTGCAAGGCACCGAACTCCATTAGGGCTTGGTTATAAGTGCCGGGGTTGTGCTTGTCTAAACATTCGTAAGCTAATGCTTTGAACTCTTTGGCACCTTGTGGACTGTTAATAGGTGTTGCAATACCAAAAAGACGAGAGAGCACACGGTATACATTACCATCGACTACGGCACAAGGTTCGTTATAACAAAAGGAAGCAATGGCACTTGCGGTATAATCGCCTATACCTTTGAGTTTTACAAGTTCTTTATAGGTTTTGGGGAAGACACCTCCCAATTCAGTA is from Capnocytophaga ochracea DSM 7271 and encodes:
- the gldE gene encoding gliding motility-associated protein GldE, with translation MPFLSIDVGIVIQFAVFILLLFCSALISGAEVALFSLTPAEIETLKEEKTPTGNIIAKLTENPKKLLATVLIANNLVNISIVLLFVDLGDFLFGGITTPWVRAVLDVGVVTFVLLLCGEILPKIYANRNNILFSQRVAYFIYILDSFFTPISMPMKNFTVWIQKKLGKQKSNISVGQLSQALELASEEDTTNEEKKILEGIVSFGNTETREVMVPRVDIFALSEELSYQELLNEIVAIGYSRIPVYHENLDHITGVIYIKDLLPHLDKTDFDWNSVKRNAFFVPENKKLDDLLSEFQEKKIHLAVVVDEYGGTCGVITLEDIIEEIVGNINDEFDDEDVTHFKINDNVFIFEGKTVLKDFYRILEFTDEEEALFDENRGDAETLAGFLLEISGNFPQKGTPILFGNYKFIVEAFDKKRIKQIKIIRTNNPQ
- the mutY gene encoding A/G-specific adenine glycosylase — its product is MTNWLINKLTSWYKVAQRSLPWRGTANPYKVWLSEVILQQTRVVQGLPYYQRFISRYPTVTDLANAPEEEVLKLWQGLGYYSRAKNLHHTAQYIATELGGVFPKTYKELVKLKGIGDYTASAIASFCYNEPCAVVDGNVYRVLSRLFGIATPINSPQGAKEFKALAYECLDKHNPGTYNQALMEFGALQCTPQSPDCANCVLRDHCWAFHHQQVDVLPVKIKKITIKKRYFNYLVWLNPYGQTLLQKRKGKDIWHGLYEFPLLETHAPATTEEIASILPSATVSLYNEMPVIHKLTHQHIYTSFWIVTTTELLDNSILITDIHSYPVSALTANFITKFW
- a CDS encoding single-stranded DNA-binding protein, translating into MNGTLNKVILIGRMGDVVKLTYFSEGNCIGQFPLATDDEYTNRATNERISSTEWHTVIVRNKLAELVEKYTHKGDLIYVEGRIKTRKWQTEDGVMRQTTEIHASDVTFLPNPKRDGQPKPALKTAEPKAPEPPVSTEPPF
- a CDS encoding DUF502 domain-containing protein, which codes for MSKNYFSTFIKYFFQGILIIGPLSATIWIIWSIFKSVDNLVPDISKAYPGLVFALVLLGTAIIGFIGSRLILGKLFVGLLDYLVAHIPGVKIIYSSIKDILASFVGDKRKLTNPVWVKVNETPEIWRIGFLTQPSMDFAELSEMVSVYLPHSYAISGWVIVTSKDNIKPAEGFSSQKAMEFALSGGILSNTSNANNANNASNTSNK
- a CDS encoding cation diffusion facilitator family transporter, whose translation is MEHSHHQHDHHHHGHDHHHHTVTDLSTLNRAFYVGIGLNLLYTIIEFAVGFRVDSLALISDASHNLSDVASLVISLIGMKLTHRTATQLYTYGYKKASILASLINAVLLMYIVIKIFIEAFERLANPPEMVGSAIMLTAFIGVIINAVSAFLFYKGQKTDINVKGAFLHLMLDALVSVGVIISGAIVYFTGWNLADPISSFMVGIVILFSTWGLLKESVKLILDGVPHDIDKEHIQHLIEEHPMIESVHHLHIWALSSLQNALTAHIVLKECITLKEFMNIKAELKHKLSHEGITHSTFEIDTDNCHCEEEKCN
- a CDS encoding glutaminase — encoded protein: MKYSKIIDTIYQSVLSADNLGKVPTYIPELAQVNPDKFGVYFYSLNKQSYGIGDCDEKFSAQSISKVLALSLAYSIIGDQLWRRVDVEPSGTSFNSLIQLEADNGIPRNPLINSGAIVVCDILLSILEDAQADFLTFVRELANDDSINYSILVAESEKSVGYRNFALCYYIKSLGNIENDPIEVLNFYFKLCSLELTCKSMAYIFSFLANDGIRMHDRVQILTETCTKRVNALMQTCGFYDESGEFAFKVGLPGKSGVGGGIVALLPNQYSIAVWSPKLNNKGNSYRGMKFLEEFTAQTHTSIF
- a CDS encoding four helix bundle protein, which codes for MKENILKTKSLDFAIRIVNLYKYLYESKKEFVLSKQILRSGTSVGAMICEAEHSESAADFVHKIAISQKEINETLYWLELLCKTNYITANEFESIKEDAIEVAKIISSSIKTAKNNIKAKANSLNKQ